The Primulina tabacum isolate GXHZ01 chromosome 16, ASM2559414v2, whole genome shotgun sequence genome window below encodes:
- the LOC142529711 gene encoding uncharacterized protein LOC142529711 translates to MSGATRVKSMNAEELEARPVLVPAGNKARSVELRKPILKLKSGKVEKPLGMDEVKGKKSPATLPNMETRTEKVCSTVGLGKNVGNTVSILRQRQPNLSLNVSCSSDASSESSQSRASTGRISRRSATPRTPPLRGKQICSSKVDKFERVDRNGKEARGENEGEVTGVGVVQKRCAWVTSNTDSLYAAFHDEEWGLPVHNDNKLFELLSFSTALAELTWPVILSKRHLFREVFLNFDPVAVSKLNDKKIALPGSPASTLLSELKLRGIIENARQICKIIDELGSFDRYIWGFVNYKPIVGNFRYPRQVPIKTSKADTMSKDLVRRGFRGVGPTSVYSFMQVAGITNDHLISCFRHQDCINTSDSNDKNEGTTSINEDKRAADTSELELAKDIDDLGLSM, encoded by the exons ATGTCTGGAGCGACGAGGGTTAAATCGATGAATGCTGAAGAACTTGAGGCTCGACCGGTGCTTGTACCCGCGGGAAACAAAGCCAGATCTGTGGAATTACGGAAGCCGATATTGAAGCTGAAAAGTGGAAAGGTAGAAAAACCTTTGGGCATGGATGAGGTCAAGGGGAAGAAGTCTCCGGCGACATTGCCGAATATGGAGACGAGGACGGAAAAAGTTTGCTCAACGGTGGGTTTAGGGAAGAATGTAGGCAATACCGTGTCGATTCTGAGGCAGCGGCAGCCGAATTTGTCACTTAATGTTTCATGTTCTTCAGACGCCTCGTCGGAATCTTCTCAAAGCAGAGCGTCAACCGGGAGAATTAGCCGACGAAGTGCTACTCCGAGGACCCCTCCTTTGCGAGGTAAGCAGATATGTAGCTCGAAAGTGGACAAATTTGAAAGGGTTGACAGAAATGGGAAAGAAGCAAGGGGTGAGAATGAGGGCGAGGTGACCGGAGTTGGTGTGGTTCAGAAAAGGTGTGCTTGGGTGACTTCTAATACTG ATTCATTATATGCTGCTTTCCATGATGAAGAATGGGGACTTCCTGTTCATAATGACAA TAAACTTTTTGAATTGTTAAGCTTTTCCACAGCATTGGCTGAATTAACTTGGCCCGTCATTCTTAGCAAAAGACATTTATTCAG AGAAGTATTTCTGAACTTTGATCCAGTTGCTGTGTCAAAATTAAATGACAAGAAAATAGCATTACCTGGAAGTCCTGCGAGTACTCTTTTGTCCGAACTGAAGCTGCGAGGAATTATCGAAAATGCACGCCAAATTTGTAAA ATTATAGATGAGCTTGGATCTTTTGACAGATACATTTGGGGTTTTGTAAACTATAAGCCCATTGTTGGCAATTTCCGCTATCCTCGACAAGTTCCAATTAAGACATCAAAAGCAGATACCATGAGCAAAGACCTAGTTCGAAGAGGATTTCGAGGAGTTGGACCTACATCCGTCTACTCATTCATGCAAGTGGCCGGAATTACAAACGACCATCTCATTAGTTGTTTCAGACATCAGGACTGTATCAATACAAGTGATTCAAATGATAAGAATGAGGGAACCACGTCTATAAACGAAGATAAGCGAGCTGCTGATACATCAGAACTTGAATTAGCTAAAGATATCGATGATTTGGGCTTGTCCATGTAG